One Actinomyces respiraculi DNA window includes the following coding sequences:
- a CDS encoding nucleotidyltransferase domain-containing protein yields the protein MFGSVARGDAGQQSAIDILVDLESAHVRQPEHSQIHFPPLVLSIIWPPARAAASNPRVTDR from the coding sequence CTGTTCGGCTCGGTCGCGCGGGGCGATGCCGGTCAACAGTCGGCCATCGACATCCTCGTTGACCTTGAGAGTGCTCATGTCCGGCAGCCGGAACATAGTCAGATCCACTTCCCGCCGTTGGTCCTGTCAATCATCTGGCCGCCAGCGCGCGCAGCGGCGTCCAACCCGCGGGTAACGGACCGCTGA
- a CDS encoding sugar porter family MFS transporter: MTSSGTRNGHVIWAASIIALGGLLFGYDTGVISGALPAMSDYFGLTPFTSGVVVSSLTVGAALGAMSSGRLSDKFGRRPVLLAASAVFVIGSLMAAFAVSVPIMVVSRVILGLAVGCASNIVPVFISELAPAHLRGGLVGLNQLMIVSGIMLAFLSNYALTGINQDWRWMIGLAVVPSVLLGIGVLSLAESPRWLAVNGRSDEARRVLEKYRTPEEVKTELDDIRSTDEPTQSDGWTALLDPRLRRVLIAGVGLQILGQLTGVNAVVYYAPSIFESAGLGSSSALLATVGIGVINIIFTVIGMGLVDKVGRTKLLAAGAAGQAICLAVFAFLLMGGTTSGTTSFIGVACIFLYIAAVAVGLDIVVFIIPSELYPLRIRATAMSLTTGVNWTLSFIVSLTFLSLFDAFGGAGTFGIYAVATALLAVFALKVIPETRGKTLEDIEREYVRSEA, from the coding sequence ATGACATCGTCTGGAACTCGCAACGGCCACGTCATCTGGGCCGCGTCCATTATCGCCCTGGGCGGTCTGCTCTTCGGCTACGACACCGGCGTCATCTCCGGAGCGCTTCCTGCCATGAGCGACTACTTCGGGCTAACACCCTTCACGTCCGGCGTCGTCGTCTCCTCTCTCACTGTAGGAGCCGCACTGGGGGCGATGTCCTCCGGTCGTCTGTCCGACAAGTTCGGTCGCCGTCCTGTCCTGCTGGCAGCCTCGGCCGTGTTCGTCATCGGTTCACTCATGGCCGCCTTCGCAGTATCAGTACCGATCATGGTTGTCTCTCGAGTCATCCTCGGGTTGGCGGTCGGATGCGCCTCCAACATCGTCCCCGTTTTCATCTCCGAGCTCGCCCCCGCACATCTACGAGGCGGACTGGTCGGCCTCAACCAGCTGATGATCGTTTCCGGTATCATGCTCGCCTTCCTGTCGAACTATGCTCTGACCGGTATCAATCAGGACTGGCGCTGGATGATCGGTCTGGCGGTCGTCCCCTCCGTCCTCCTGGGTATCGGAGTCCTCAGCCTGGCGGAGTCGCCGCGCTGGCTCGCCGTCAACGGCCGTAGTGACGAGGCCCGGCGGGTGCTGGAGAAGTACCGCACGCCGGAGGAGGTTAAGACAGAGCTGGACGATATTCGATCCACAGACGAGCCCACCCAGTCCGATGGGTGGACGGCACTGCTCGACCCCCGGCTGCGTCGCGTTCTCATCGCAGGAGTCGGGCTGCAGATCCTGGGCCAGCTCACCGGCGTCAACGCCGTGGTCTACTACGCCCCGTCGATCTTTGAGAGTGCTGGGCTCGGTTCCTCGTCAGCACTTCTCGCCACGGTCGGAATTGGGGTCATCAACATCATCTTCACCGTTATCGGCATGGGACTGGTCGACAAGGTCGGCCGCACCAAGCTGCTCGCGGCGGGTGCCGCAGGACAAGCGATCTGCCTGGCCGTCTTCGCCTTCCTGCTCATGGGTGGGACCACGTCCGGCACAACCTCCTTCATTGGCGTCGCCTGCATCTTCCTCTACATCGCTGCCGTCGCCGTCGGGTTGGATATCGTTGTCTTCATCATTCCGTCCGAGCTGTATCCGCTGCGGATCCGCGCCACGGCGATGAGTTTGACCACCGGAGTGAACTGGACACTGAGCTTCATCGTCTCGCTGACCTTCCTCAGCCTCTTCGACGCGTTCGGCGGAGCGGGCACGTTCGGGATCTATGCCGTGGCGACCGCGCTGCTGGCCGTCTTCGCCCTCAAGGTCATCCCTGAGACACGCGGTAAGACACTGGAGGACATCGAGCGCGAGTATGTAAGGAGCGAAGCATGA
- a CDS encoding type II toxin-antitoxin system PemK/MazF family toxin produces MREIVLAHLDKTRPVLVLTRDRARDAMTKVSVAPITSTVKGLSSELPLGARNGLDHECVASMDNITTLPSRCLGRTIGFLTVDQEPALARALILAFDLDIPLTGRT; encoded by the coding sequence ATGCGGGAGATCGTGCTGGCGCACCTTGATAAGACACGCCCGGTGCTGGTTCTCACCCGTGATCGCGCGCGCGACGCCATGACGAAGGTGTCCGTCGCCCCCATCACCAGCACCGTCAAGGGCCTCAGCAGCGAGCTGCCCCTCGGCGCGCGCAACGGGCTCGACCACGAGTGCGTCGCCTCAATGGACAACATCACGACGCTGCCGTCACGGTGCCTCGGGCGCACCATCGGTTTCCTCACCGTCGATCAGGAACCGGCGCTTGCCCGGGCCCTCATCCTCGCTTTCGATCTCGATATTCCCCTCACGGGCCGCACCTAA
- a CDS encoding ABC transporter ATP-binding protein, with amino-acid sequence MDRLSGGERQRVFIALALLHEPELVFLYELTTALDPQARLAMWDVVRDIRDDSTTVVLTTHYMEEAEALCDRVGIIDHGRLIALDTVPALISAHGGPTTLQLELAQEAPESLSELEGVTEVERGHSATGAPTATARGTGAFAQRALEHLSSCGVTEHAMSTTAPSLEDVFLNLTGRTMREDH; translated from the coding sequence GTGGACAGGCTGTCCGGTGGGGAGCGCCAGCGGGTCTTCATCGCTCTGGCCCTGCTTCACGAGCCCGAGCTGGTGTTCCTCTACGAGCTGACCACGGCCCTGGACCCGCAGGCTCGCCTGGCCATGTGGGACGTCGTGCGCGACATCCGCGACGACAGCACCACGGTGGTCCTGACCACCCACTACATGGAGGAGGCTGAGGCACTGTGCGACCGTGTGGGCATTATCGACCACGGCCGTCTCATCGCCCTGGACACCGTCCCCGCCCTCATCTCCGCCCACGGCGGCCCCACCACCCTTCAGCTCGAACTGGCCCAGGAGGCGCCGGAGTCCCTGTCCGAGCTCGAGGGCGTGACCGAGGTCGAGCGGGGACACAGCGCCACCGGCGCACCCACCGCGACCGCGCGCGGGACCGGGGCCTTTGCCCAGAGGGCCCTGGAGCACCTGAGCAGCTGCGGCGTGACCGAGCACGCCATGTCCACCACCGCCCCGTCCCTGGAGGACGTCTTTCTGAACCTCACCGGCCGTACGATGCGAGAGGACCACTGA
- a CDS encoding HepT-like ribonuclease domain-containing protein — MSRSVSDRLRDILDAIDRCLAYQESMLSTDAALAGMAQDAVLRNIGVIGEAVNHLPADLAGRHPEIDWAAIVGMRNIVVHEYFRVEAATLADVLDTDLR, encoded by the coding sequence GTGAGCAGGTCAGTCTCGGACAGGCTGCGCGACATTCTCGACGCGATCGACCGGTGCCTGGCTTACCAGGAGTCGATGCTATCGACCGACGCCGCGCTCGCCGGCATGGCGCAGGATGCTGTGCTGCGCAATATCGGTGTCATTGGAGAGGCGGTCAACCATCTGCCCGCTGACCTCGCAGGACGTCATCCGGAGATCGACTGGGCGGCGATCGTGGGAATGCGCAACATAGTCGTCCACGAGTATTTCCGCGTGGAGGCAGCGACGCTTGCCGACGTCCTGGACACAGATTTGCGATAG
- a CDS encoding ribbon-helix-helix domain-containing protein, translating into MSTQIAVRLPEDLVAFLDEVVAQGEAPSRAAAVARALERERRERAAAEDARILAELGPQDDLDDLVEWNARATRFED; encoded by the coding sequence ATGAGCACTCAGATTGCTGTCCGACTGCCTGAGGACCTCGTCGCATTCCTCGATGAGGTTGTCGCCCAGGGTGAGGCGCCGAGTCGAGCCGCCGCCGTCGCCCGGGCGCTCGAGCGCGAGCGCCGGGAGCGAGCCGCGGCCGAGGACGCGCGCATCCTCGCGGAGCTCGGCCCACAGGATGACCTGGACGACCTCGTCGAGTGGAACGCCAGAGCCACCCGTTTCGAGGACTGA
- a CDS encoding ABC transporter permease, with translation MRAYKTLTVMLIRSSLRDPIGLFFSIVFAPLLVAILGAVFGNDPMPQFGNRGFVDAILPACVAMVMGMTGFILLPVNQLQARESGALGRLRATPLSPQTLVAADLTVNAVISLVGVILALLVGSLGFGATPSGSAVGVLGAVVLGLTAFLTLGYALAAIYPGPKAANGIGNGLFLTSILTSGAFIPTADVPASLERIQKASPSYYLSELLRGQWTGQPWSQYTTAVAVLMVMTVVCAALGARLFKWGV, from the coding sequence ATGCGCGCCTACAAGACCCTGACGGTCATGCTCATACGCTCGTCCCTGCGCGATCCGATCGGCCTGTTCTTCTCCATTGTCTTCGCACCCCTGCTGGTGGCGATCCTGGGTGCGGTCTTCGGCAACGACCCGATGCCGCAGTTCGGCAACCGGGGCTTCGTCGATGCGATCCTGCCGGCCTGCGTCGCCATGGTCATGGGCATGACCGGCTTCATACTGCTGCCGGTCAATCAGCTGCAGGCTCGTGAGTCCGGGGCCCTGGGCCGCCTGCGCGCCACGCCCCTGAGCCCGCAGACTCTTGTGGCCGCGGACCTGACCGTCAACGCGGTCATCTCTCTGGTCGGCGTCATCCTGGCCCTGCTGGTCGGCTCGCTCGGATTCGGCGCCACGCCGAGCGGCAGCGCGGTAGGCGTGCTGGGCGCTGTTGTCCTGGGACTGACCGCGTTCCTGACCCTGGGCTACGCGCTGGCCGCGATCTACCCCGGTCCCAAGGCGGCCAACGGAATCGGCAACGGCCTGTTCCTTACGTCGATCCTGACCTCCGGGGCCTTCATCCCCACGGCCGACGTTCCCGCGAGCCTGGAGCGGATCCAGAAGGCCTCGCCCTCCTATTACCTCTCTGAGCTGCTGCGCGGACAGTGGACCGGGCAGCCCTGGTCCCAGTACACGACGGCGGTCGCGGTGCTGATGGTCATGACCGTGGTCTGCGCTGCCCTGGGGGCACGCTTGTTCAAGTGGGGCGTGTAG
- a CDS encoding alpha/beta fold hydrolase has protein sequence MREATGIACIRTMRAGAPQLFLSHGVTDNAASLAAAHRHWRSDYDVTSIDARGHGVSSHFSPAELSDPIEVMVEDLITILEGRQHDTALILIGHSMGGAVSAAAAARRPDLVDALVLEDPAWLSESQRTAYSNDAPALATRMAWISDHPGEALTENRKNYPAWDVEESCAWLQGKIQVDRDFVSTGIVSPSTSWAETASALATPTLLVTSDGDDVLIGPSGLEKVEALGNTKIRTAVVPGASHCVRRDQSEGFYAVCDSFLKEVAS, from the coding sequence ATGAGGGAAGCAACTGGGATCGCTTGTATCCGCACTATGAGAGCCGGAGCGCCTCAACTGTTCCTCAGTCACGGCGTCACCGACAACGCGGCATCACTCGCAGCCGCGCACCGGCACTGGCGGAGCGACTACGATGTCACATCGATTGATGCACGTGGACACGGCGTCTCCTCCCACTTCAGCCCCGCAGAGCTGAGTGATCCGATCGAGGTCATGGTCGAGGATCTCATCACCATCCTTGAGGGCCGCCAGCACGATACTGCACTGATTCTCATCGGCCACTCGATGGGTGGTGCGGTTTCCGCTGCCGCCGCCGCTCGCCGTCCGGATCTCGTCGACGCACTCGTGCTGGAGGATCCTGCCTGGCTCTCCGAGAGTCAGAGGACCGCTTACAGCAACGATGCGCCAGCACTGGCCACTCGCATGGCATGGATCTCAGATCACCCTGGCGAGGCGCTGACCGAGAACCGGAAGAACTACCCGGCGTGGGACGTTGAGGAGTCCTGCGCATGGTTGCAAGGCAAGATCCAAGTGGATCGAGACTTCGTGAGCACCGGCATCGTCTCCCCCAGCACCTCCTGGGCGGAGACGGCATCGGCCCTGGCCACGCCTACACTTCTCGTCACGTCCGACGGCGACGACGTCCTCATCGGGCCTTCCGGGCTGGAGAAGGTTGAGGCGCTCGGCAACACCAAGATTCGTACGGCCGTGGTTCCTGGCGCGTCGCACTGCGTACGCCGCGACCAGTCCGAGGGCTTCTATGCGGTCTGTGACTCGTTCCTGAAGGAGGTGGCGTCGTGA
- the prfA gene encoding peptide chain release factor 1, translated as MSDDFSAAVSMTEEHARIETEMANPAVASDPGTMRRLSRRYAELGRVVAAYRTWQQAAADLDDATELAAEDPDFAAELPGIEAAETEAADHLRDVLVPRDLDDARDVIIEVKAGEGGEESALFAADLARMYTRYAERMGWAVEVLGATDSDLGGYKDVRLAVKTRTAVEPQDGVWAHLKYEGGVHRVQRVPVTESQGRIHTSAAGVLVMPEVDDPGELEIDPADLRIDVFRSSGPGGQSVNTTDSAVRITHLPTGIVVSMQNEKSQLQNKEAAMRVLRARLLAERAAAQAAEAAATRRSQVRTVDRSERIRTYNFPENRIADHRTGYKAYNLDAVLDGDLGPVIDSAIAMDEAERLAAAGEQ; from the coding sequence ATGAGCGACGACTTCTCCGCCGCTGTCTCGATGACCGAGGAGCACGCCCGCATCGAGACCGAGATGGCCAACCCCGCCGTCGCCTCCGACCCCGGGACCATGCGCCGGCTCAGCCGCCGCTACGCCGAGCTCGGGCGCGTCGTTGCCGCCTACCGCACCTGGCAGCAGGCCGCCGCCGACCTCGACGACGCCACCGAACTCGCCGCCGAGGACCCCGACTTCGCCGCCGAGCTGCCCGGCATCGAGGCCGCGGAGACGGAGGCCGCCGACCACCTGCGCGACGTCCTCGTCCCCCGCGACCTCGACGACGCCCGCGACGTCATCATCGAGGTCAAAGCCGGGGAGGGCGGCGAGGAGTCCGCCCTGTTCGCCGCCGACCTGGCCCGCATGTACACCCGCTACGCCGAGCGCATGGGTTGGGCGGTCGAGGTCCTGGGCGCCACCGACTCCGACCTGGGCGGGTACAAGGACGTGCGCCTGGCCGTCAAGACGCGCACCGCCGTCGAGCCCCAGGACGGCGTGTGGGCGCACCTGAAGTACGAGGGCGGTGTCCACCGCGTCCAGCGCGTCCCCGTCACCGAGAGCCAGGGCCGCATCCACACCTCCGCCGCCGGCGTGCTGGTGATGCCGGAGGTCGACGACCCCGGCGAGCTGGAGATCGACCCCGCCGACCTGCGCATCGACGTGTTCCGCTCCTCCGGGCCCGGCGGTCAGAGCGTGAACACCACCGACTCCGCCGTGCGCATCACCCACCTGCCCACCGGGATCGTCGTGTCCATGCAGAACGAGAAGTCCCAGCTGCAGAACAAGGAGGCGGCCATGCGCGTGCTGCGGGCGCGGCTGCTTGCCGAACGCGCTGCCGCCCAGGCGGCCGAGGCCGCGGCCACGCGCCGCTCCCAGGTGCGCACGGTCGACCGCTCCGAGCGCATCCGCACCTACAACTTCCCCGAGAACCGCATCGCCGACCACCGCACCGGCTACAAGGCCTACAACCTCGACGCCGTGCTCGACGGCGACCTGGGCCCGGTCATCGACTCGGCGATCGCCATGGATGAGGCCGAGCGCCTGGCCGCCGCCGGCGAGCAGTGA
- a CDS encoding AbrB/MazE/SpoVT family DNA-binding domain-containing protein, producing the protein MSTPSGPRPGKFAATITLGPKGQIVIPKAARELCGIKPGDSVLLLADAEQGIGIVRQELFTEFIATVLSGAAQPPTAPTSAQPSTASHTPEDQP; encoded by the coding sequence ATGAGCACACCATCAGGACCACGGCCCGGTAAGTTCGCCGCCACCATCACACTCGGCCCCAAGGGCCAGATCGTCATCCCCAAGGCAGCCAGGGAACTGTGCGGGATCAAGCCCGGGGACAGCGTCCTCCTCCTGGCGGACGCCGAGCAGGGCATCGGCATCGTCCGTCAGGAGCTCTTCACGGAGTTCATCGCCACCGTTCTGAGCGGCGCCGCGCAGCCTCCGACAGCACCCACCAGTGCCCAGCCGTCAACCGCCTCGCACACCCCCGAGGATCAGCCATGA
- the rpmE gene encoding 50S ribosomal protein L31, translating to MKQGIHPDYVPTTVTCTCGNTFETRSTVTSGEIRVDVCSACHPFYTGKQKILDTGGRVARFEARYGKRAK from the coding sequence ATGAAGCAGGGGATTCACCCCGACTACGTGCCCACCACGGTCACGTGCACCTGCGGCAACACCTTCGAGACCCGCTCCACCGTCACCTCCGGTGAGATCCGCGTCGACGTCTGCTCCGCCTGCCACCCGTTCTACACGGGCAAGCAGAAGATTCTCGACACCGGTGGCCGCGTGGCCCGCTTCGAGGCCCGCTACGGCAAGCGCGCGAAGTAG
- a CDS encoding fructosamine kinase family protein, producing the protein MSSRSDAVVRKPDSFAGATRLEAQGLEWLAEAMPDGGAHVVPVRVGEGWIEEPRLSAGRVTPGAARAFGRALAVTHAAGAPAFGAAPPGWDGRTRMGRSDIRLRPHAPEAPRDEPRPWGVFYAEDRIAPYIGPGRDDGSLTRSEAGLIERVCARLADGDFDAPQPALTRRRAEQRGQHIAVARTHGDLWTGNVLWVPAAEVASWAPASAGRGPQGEHGADEQPGAPTGPWTDVDVVGVLIDPMAHGAHAETDLAALGVFGQRHLEQVYAGYDEVSALADGWQERVGLHQLHMLMIHVFLFGGGYGPQAAAIARRYA; encoded by the coding sequence ATGAGCAGCCGGTCCGACGCCGTCGTCCGCAAGCCCGACTCCTTCGCCGGGGCCACCCGCCTGGAGGCGCAGGGTCTGGAGTGGCTGGCCGAGGCCATGCCCGACGGCGGCGCGCACGTCGTGCCGGTGAGAGTCGGCGAGGGCTGGATCGAGGAGCCCCGTCTGAGCGCCGGGCGGGTGACACCCGGCGCGGCTCGGGCCTTCGGGCGGGCGCTGGCGGTCACGCACGCCGCCGGGGCGCCTGCCTTCGGGGCGGCCCCTCCCGGTTGGGACGGGCGCACCCGCATGGGGCGCTCCGACATTCGCCTGCGCCCGCACGCCCCCGAGGCACCGCGGGACGAGCCCCGCCCCTGGGGCGTGTTCTACGCCGAGGACCGCATCGCGCCCTACATCGGCCCGGGTCGGGACGACGGTTCACTCACCCGCAGCGAGGCCGGGCTCATCGAGCGGGTCTGTGCTCGTCTGGCCGACGGCGACTTCGATGCCCCGCAGCCCGCGCTCACCCGCCGCCGGGCCGAGCAGCGTGGGCAGCACATCGCCGTCGCCCGCACCCACGGGGACCTGTGGACCGGCAACGTCCTGTGGGTGCCGGCCGCCGAGGTGGCCTCCTGGGCGCCCGCCTCAGCGGGTCGTGGCCCGCAGGGCGAGCACGGCGCCGATGAACAGCCGGGTGCCCCCACAGGGCCGTGGACCGACGTCGACGTCGTCGGCGTGCTCATCGACCCGATGGCGCACGGCGCCCACGCCGAGACGGACCTGGCGGCGCTGGGGGTCTTCGGCCAGCGGCACCTGGAGCAGGTCTACGCCGGTTACGACGAGGTCTCCGCCCTGGCCGACGGCTGGCAGGAGAGGGTGGGGTTGCACCAGCTGCACATGCTCATGATCCACGTCTTCCTCTTCGGAGGCGGCTACGGCCCCCAAGCGGCCGCAATCGCACGCCGCTACGCCTGA
- a CDS encoding NAD(P)H-binding protein, which translates to MTTVLVIGSTGKVGRVVVDEALQRGHTVKAQTRNAQRARRSLPDGVEIVEAAPAEADALRPLVADVDAVILTHGGDSDGENNFYAVIPALLEALGDCDTHISLMTAMNTSHSAGASASNYEFVEWKRRAERLVRASGHPYTIVRPGWFDYQGPADHQIDLRQGDLVTGQPGVDRRHIAQVLLEGALNPSGARRTVEIFSRAGAPVTDFEALFAATRADEVGGLDGVLDTNNVPLAQEPQRVQDDLARRGK; encoded by the coding sequence ATGACCACTGTCCTGGTGATCGGATCAACCGGAAAAGTCGGACGCGTCGTCGTCGACGAGGCCCTCCAACGCGGCCACACCGTCAAGGCCCAGACCCGCAACGCCCAGCGGGCGCGCCGATCCCTGCCTGACGGCGTCGAGATCGTCGAGGCGGCGCCCGCCGAGGCCGACGCGCTGCGTCCGCTCGTCGCGGACGTGGACGCCGTCATCCTCACCCACGGCGGCGACAGTGACGGCGAGAACAACTTCTACGCCGTCATCCCGGCGCTGCTGGAGGCGCTCGGGGACTGCGACACCCACATCAGCCTCATGACGGCGATGAACACAAGCCACTCCGCCGGCGCCAGCGCCAGCAACTACGAGTTCGTGGAGTGGAAGCGCCGCGCCGAGCGGCTCGTGCGCGCCTCCGGCCACCCCTACACAATCGTGCGCCCCGGCTGGTTCGACTACCAGGGTCCCGCCGACCACCAGATCGACCTGCGGCAGGGCGACCTGGTCACCGGGCAGCCCGGAGTCGACCGGCGCCACATCGCCCAGGTGCTCCTGGAGGGAGCGCTCAACCCCTCCGGCGCCCGCCGCACCGTGGAGATCTTCAGCAGGGCCGGAGCCCCCGTCACCGACTTCGAGGCCCTGTTCGCCGCGACGCGCGCGGACGAGGTCGGCGGCCTCGACGGCGTGCTCGACACCAACAACGTGCCGCTGGCCCAGGAGCCGCAGCGCGTCCAGGACGACCTCGCCCGACGTGGCAAGTGA
- a CDS encoding nucleotidyltransferase family protein: MTPTTESLQAREMLAAHRDELDALLVRYGASNPRLFGSVARGDAGPQSDIDILVDLEDPHRRTLMRIAGLTEGMRRVLGRPVDVLAPVVLRDAVSREALAEAVAL, translated from the coding sequence ATGACTCCAACGACCGAGAGCCTTCAGGCGCGTGAGATGCTGGCGGCCCACCGCGATGAGCTAGACGCACTACTCGTCCGCTACGGAGCCTCCAACCCGCGGCTGTTCGGCTCGGTAGCGCGGGGCGACGCCGGTCCACAGTCGGACATCGACATCCTCGTTGACCTTGAGGACCCTCATCGGCGCACACTTATGCGGATTGCTGGTCTTACCGAGGGAATGCGCCGCGTGCTCGGGCGCCCGGTCGATGTCCTCGCCCCGGTAGTGCTCCGCGATGCGGTCTCGCGTGAAGCACTGGCGGAGGCGGTGGCGCTGTGA
- a CDS encoding alpha/beta hydrolase gives MTLDPTRLIDPEVSTAAADVPPQTTWDPLAMRAAGAAILDHETPVPDGLTRTIVTVPSDGEELELRVHAPQHGANAVILSIHGGGFVAGQAKYDDAWNATLALRTGATVVSPNYRLAPESSFPTPLEDCVAAWTWVITQYPEATWIAYGDSAGGNLTAGLTLRCRDTDASMPDHVFLIEPVLDDRLNTASMRNATSTAVWDLPNATASWSAYLGDHEPTSHAAPAREADLSGFPPTFLLANQCDPLMDEDLAFARALTEANVPTEAVLLPGTCHGILGLNGPGVAERARELVLGRLADLIDART, from the coding sequence GTGACTCTCGACCCTACCCGACTTATTGATCCTGAAGTGTCTACAGCGGCCGCGGACGTTCCGCCGCAGACCACCTGGGATCCACTGGCGATGCGTGCAGCCGGGGCAGCGATCCTCGATCACGAGACCCCGGTCCCTGATGGGCTTACCCGCACGATTGTCACTGTACCGAGCGACGGCGAGGAGCTCGAACTGAGGGTTCACGCCCCACAGCACGGCGCAAACGCCGTCATCCTGTCTATTCATGGTGGTGGTTTCGTCGCCGGCCAGGCCAAGTATGACGACGCATGGAACGCGACTCTGGCTTTGCGTACCGGCGCAACAGTCGTGAGCCCGAACTATCGACTCGCTCCGGAGTCTTCTTTTCCAACTCCTCTCGAGGACTGCGTTGCAGCCTGGACATGGGTCATCACGCAGTATCCTGAAGCGACGTGGATCGCTTACGGCGACTCAGCCGGAGGAAACCTGACCGCGGGACTAACTCTTCGTTGCCGAGACACGGACGCCTCTATGCCGGACCATGTGTTCCTCATTGAGCCGGTTCTCGACGACCGTCTCAATACGGCTTCGATGCGGAACGCCACCAGCACGGCCGTATGGGACCTGCCGAACGCAACGGCTTCATGGTCAGCATATCTTGGCGATCATGAGCCGACGTCTCATGCGGCTCCCGCCAGGGAGGCCGATCTCTCAGGGTTTCCGCCGACGTTCCTTCTCGCGAACCAGTGCGATCCCCTCATGGATGAGGATCTCGCTTTTGCCAGGGCTTTGACTGAGGCGAATGTCCCAACCGAGGCAGTTCTGCTTCCCGGGACCTGCCATGGAATCCTTGGTCTCAACGGACCAGGGGTTGCCGAGCGGGCACGGGAGCTGGTTCTCGGACGACTGGCTGATCTCATTGACGCCAGGACATGA
- the prmC gene encoding peptide chain release factor N(5)-glutamine methyltransferase, translated as MTELDRYALRRTVREAAKRLSRAGIASPDVDARLLAEHLLGGPILLADGAAEGFAAAYAELVERRAAREPLQHILGVMWFRGLELACRPGVFIVRPETEVVAGAAIEAARAVASEEERAPVVVDLCVGSGAIAAAVALEVPGARVWAVEADTTAVALARENCEHLAPGRVEIIRGDVTDPAVLAELDGRVDVVVSNPPYVPAGEVEDVETAGHDPDLALYGGGADGLRLPLAVVERAAALLRPGAVLVMEHDPGQGAALRAAALGAGFTEAVTGQDLAGRDRYLRAVTERASRA; from the coding sequence GTGACCGAGTTGGACCGCTACGCGCTGCGGCGGACGGTGCGTGAGGCGGCAAAAAGACTTTCCCGCGCCGGGATCGCCTCGCCGGATGTCGACGCCCGGCTACTGGCCGAGCACCTGCTGGGCGGCCCGATCCTGCTCGCCGACGGCGCCGCGGAGGGCTTTGCCGCCGCATACGCGGAATTGGTGGAGCGTCGTGCCGCCCGCGAGCCGCTGCAGCACATCCTGGGCGTGATGTGGTTCCGGGGACTGGAGCTGGCCTGCAGGCCCGGAGTGTTCATCGTCCGCCCCGAGACCGAGGTGGTCGCCGGGGCCGCCATCGAGGCCGCCCGGGCGGTGGCGTCGGAGGAGGAGCGTGCCCCCGTGGTCGTGGACCTGTGCGTCGGCTCGGGCGCCATCGCCGCCGCGGTCGCCCTGGAGGTGCCGGGCGCTCGCGTGTGGGCCGTAGAGGCGGATACCACCGCGGTCGCCCTGGCACGGGAGAACTGCGAGCACCTGGCGCCGGGACGGGTGGAGATCATCCGCGGCGACGTCACCGACCCGGCCGTGCTCGCCGAATTGGACGGGCGAGTTGATGTGGTCGTCTCCAACCCGCCGTACGTGCCCGCCGGGGAGGTGGAGGACGTCGAGACGGCCGGGCACGACCCGGACCTGGCCCTGTACGGCGGGGGAGCGGACGGCTTGCGCCTGCCGCTCGCCGTCGTCGAGCGGGCCGCTGCCCTGCTGCGCCCCGGCGCCGTGCTGGTCATGGAACACGACCCCGGGCAGGGGGCCGCGCTGCGGGCGGCCGCCCTCGGTGCCGGCTTCACCGAGGCGGTCACCGGCCAGGACCTCGCCGGTCGCGACCGCTACCTACGGGCCGTCACCGAGCGAGCCTCACGGGCTTGA